One genomic window of Myxocyprinus asiaticus isolate MX2 ecotype Aquarium Trade chromosome 5, UBuf_Myxa_2, whole genome shotgun sequence includes the following:
- the cenpl gene encoding centromere protein L codes for MEGRGSAVNTPVSRPVTRRSKSYGRSCVEAPSYFWQTTGHLTVLKVPASRGAAKSQIITNKVDPEHIALLVKNEWKLSYVTPLHEFRHTQLKLYSKHLSAFIVAEKQQGVAVAVGLEVGFKVTFTAVLGMAETEEDAETVFIQIQSKPVFAAAGDAPKVVWRGWLTCVNGDPEYLRSLPPDFISLPLFCTSGPESLTALVKSWFERAFDCNFGSLSLNSTTLNWLAALWTGCHPTCNIRYLKLAWSLPTQPPLDISYTVNPQDAWELWSGIHPDEITDDRIDIKEVQSFMAGLETHFFRHFKIFLSAGKLVKVSTAIGSAHLDGKIKIGNSDYITTLLTLLTECALLKMPT; via the exons ATGGAGGGGAGAGGCAG CGCCGTCAATACTCCGGTCAGCAGGCCTGTTACTCGCAGAAGCAAGAGTTATGGTCGGAGCTGTGTGGAAGCACCCTCATATTTCTGGCAGACAACAGGGCATTTAACAGTCTTGAAGGTCCCAGCCAGCAGAGGGGCTGCCAAATCACAAATCATCACA AACAAGGTTGACCCTGAGCACATTGCCCTCTTGGTAAAAAATGAGTGGAAGCTGTCTTATGTCACCCCTTTGCATGAATTCAGACACACGCAGCTGAAGTTGTATTCCAAACATCTCTCAGCCTTCATTGTTGCGGAGAAACAACAAGGAGTTGCAGTTGCAGTGGGGTTAGAGGTGGgatttaaagttacatttactGCAGTTCTTGGAATGGCCGAGACTGAGGAGGATGCTGAGACTGTTTTCATCCAG ATCCAATCCAAACCTGTGTTTGCTGCAGCGGGAGATGCACCGAAAGTGGTTTGGCGCGGTTGGCTCACGTGTGTCAACGGTGATCCTGAGTACCTGAGGTCACTGCCTCCTGATTTTATCAGCTTACCTTTGTTCTGCACCAGTGGGCCAGAGTCTCTTACGGCCCTGGTTAAATCCTGGTTCGAGAGAGCTTTTGACTGTAACTTTGGCTCTTTGAGTTTGAATTCCACTACTCTCAACTGGCTGGCTGCTTTGTGGACTGGCTGCCATCCCACCTGCAATATCAGATACCTGAAGTTGGCCTGGAGCCTTCCCACACAGCCACCCTTGGATATCTCATATACAGTAAACCCACAGGATGCGTGGGAGCTCTGGAGCGGTATTCACCCAGATGAGATTACAGATGACAGGATCGATATTAAGGAGGTCCAGTCTTTCATGGCTGGGCTGGAGACTCATTTCTTTAGACATTTTAAGATCTTCTTGTCTGCTGGCAAGCTTGTAAAAGTATCTACTGCTATTGGATCAGCACATCTGGATGGGAAAATTAAG ATTGGAAACAGTGACTACATTACCACCTTACTAACACTGCTGACGGAGTGTGCCCTTTTGAAAATGCCAACTTGA